A stretch of Helicobacter pylori DNA encodes these proteins:
- the pcm gene encoding protein-L-isoaspartate O-methyltransferase has protein sequence MNSIKNHLMCEEINKRFNLHPKVREAMESIEREVFVPAPFKHFAYTLNALSMQAQQYISSPLTVAKMTQYLEIDHVDSVLEIGCGSGYQAAVLSQIFRRVFSVERIESLYLEARLRLKNLGLDNVHVKFADGNKGWDQYAPYDRILFSACAKNIPQALIDQLEEGGILVAPIQENNEQVIKRFVKQNNALHVQKVLEKCSFVPVVDGVQ, from the coding sequence TTGAATAGTATCAAAAACCATTTGATGTGTGAAGAAATCAATAAGCGTTTCAATTTGCACCCCAAAGTGAGAGAGGCTATGGAAAGCATTGAAAGGGAGGTTTTTGTGCCAGCCCCCTTTAAACACTTTGCCTACACTTTAAACGCGCTTTCTATGCAAGCGCAACAATACATTTCTTCGCCCTTAACCGTGGCCAAAATGACGCAATATTTAGAAATCGATCATGTGGATAGCGTGCTAGAAATTGGCTGCGGGAGCGGCTATCAAGCGGCGGTGCTGTCTCAAATTTTCAGGCGCGTTTTTAGCGTTGAAAGGATTGAAAGCCTGTATTTAGAAGCGCGTTTGCGCCTTAAAAATCTCGGTTTAGACAACGTTCATGTTAAATTCGCTGATGGGAATAAGGGTTGGGATCAATACGCCCCCTATGATAGGATTTTGTTCTCTGCTTGCGCTAAAAATATCCCCCAAGCGCTTATTGATCAGCTTGAAGAAGGCGGGATATTAGTCGCGCCCATTCAAGAAAACAACGAGCAAGTGATCAAACGCTTTGTGAAGCAAAATAACGCTTTGCACGTCCAAAAAGTGCTAGAAAAATGCTCGTTTGTGCCTGTTGTAGATGGGGTGCAATAA